The following proteins are encoded in a genomic region of Maribacter hydrothermalis:
- a CDS encoding RagB/SusD family nutrient uptake outer membrane protein, producing the protein MKYNRIITTVICTTLVFTACSDNYLEYEPEGVLSSENVATAENAESLVIAAYAGIANDEMIGPLTHQWVYGSVRSDDAYKGGGGRGDVDVVDKYEQYNLTIADMGDWMAPRTWTDFYKAISRANFALSVINDIPDGEYAQKTTRQAELRFLRAHSHFMLKLIFKKIPYITENLTQEEIAQTSNDVDNDALWNTIAEDFLFAYDILPQSQDQVGRADRNAAAAYLAKLRLFQAYEQNDQHQVTNINTTRLEEVIDYADEVTGSLQPDFGENFLDGFDNGPESIWAAQFSINDGTTVGRVSFVTGLNSPHGTGLYGCCGFHLASQNMVNSFKTDAAGLPLLDTFNDTDIFTNVDSNGSTPPDSGLSVDPRMDHTVGIPGRPFKYRNTVSDSGDMIYNFSWARDPGVYGYFGNMKEQQAPDCSCYVKEGPFVGTSKNVDFIRYADVLLWKAEALIQLNRWNEALPIINQVRNRAAASTQRPIDAGATDIYAIAPYASFPSKDYAWKALMFERRLEFAMEGHRWYDLIRWGIAEETLNAYLAEEKTKRDFLANAQFTSGRDEYYPIPQREIDFTGGLYVQNPGY; encoded by the coding sequence ATGAAATATAATAGAATAATAACAACAGTGATATGCACAACCTTAGTGTTCACTGCATGTTCCGATAATTATTTGGAATACGAACCAGAAGGTGTTTTGTCAAGTGAAAACGTCGCAACTGCCGAAAATGCTGAGTCCTTGGTTATTGCTGCATATGCTGGTATTGCTAACGATGAAATGATTGGGCCTTTGACCCACCAATGGGTGTATGGTAGTGTACGATCAGATGATGCTTATAAAGGCGGTGGCGGCCGCGGGGATGTAGATGTTGTGGATAAATATGAACAATATAATCTTACCATTGCGGATATGGGAGATTGGATGGCACCCAGAACTTGGACCGATTTTTATAAAGCAATATCAAGGGCAAACTTTGCACTATCCGTTATTAATGATATCCCGGATGGTGAATATGCCCAAAAAACGACAAGACAGGCAGAATTACGCTTTCTAAGGGCACATTCGCATTTTATGCTCAAATTAATTTTCAAGAAAATTCCATATATCACAGAAAATTTAACCCAGGAAGAGATTGCTCAAACTTCAAATGATGTAGACAATGATGCTTTATGGAATACAATTGCAGAGGATTTTCTTTTCGCATACGATATCCTTCCGCAATCTCAGGATCAAGTGGGTAGGGCAGACCGAAACGCAGCAGCAGCTTATTTGGCTAAATTACGACTGTTCCAAGCATATGAGCAGAATGACCAACACCAAGTGACCAATATTAATACCACACGTTTAGAAGAGGTGATTGACTATGCGGATGAAGTTACCGGTAGTCTACAACCAGATTTTGGGGAAAATTTCTTGGATGGTTTTGATAACGGGCCAGAATCTATCTGGGCGGCACAGTTTTCCATCAATGACGGTACAACTGTTGGTAGAGTTAGTTTCGTGACTGGTTTGAATTCGCCACACGGTACAGGGCTTTATGGTTGTTGCGGGTTTCATTTGGCCAGTCAGAACATGGTGAATTCATTTAAGACTGATGCTGCCGGATTACCACTGTTAGACACCTTCAACGACACGGATATTTTTACAAATGTAGACTCCAATGGCTCAACCCCACCTGATAGTGGATTGAGTGTTGACCCAAGGATGGATCATACGGTGGGAATACCGGGAAGACCTTTTAAATATAGAAATACGGTAAGTGATTCTGGAGATATGATCTATAATTTCAGTTGGGCTAGAGATCCAGGTGTTTATGGATATTTTGGCAATATGAAAGAACAACAAGCTCCTGATTGTTCGTGTTATGTAAAAGAGGGCCCATTTGTGGGAACATCGAAAAATGTAGATTTTATCAGATATGCCGATGTACTTCTTTGGAAGGCTGAAGCCTTGATTCAATTAAATCGATGGAATGAAGCTTTGCCAATAATTAATCAAGTCAGGAATCGAGCTGCCGCAAGTACACAAAGGCCAATAGATGCAGGAGCGACAGATATCTATGCAATTGCACCCTACGCTTCTTTCCCATCAAAGGATTATGCATGGAAAGCCTTAATGTTCGAAAGAAGATTGGAATTTGCCATGGAGGGTCATAGGTGGTATGACCTTATAAGATGGGGAATTGCAGAAGAAACGTTAAATGCCTATTTGGCTGAGGAAAAAACAAAAAGAGATTTTCTTGCTAATGCCCAATTCACATCTGGGCGAGATGAATATTATCCAATACCGCAAAGAGAAATTGATTTTACTGGAGGTCTCTATGTTCAAAACCCAGGATATTAG
- a CDS encoding carbohydrate kinase family protein, with the protein MEISKQKIKAVCFGEVLFDNFPTYSKIGGALLNVSVRLKSLGVDVSMISCVGDDSNGKEIIRYLKKKGIDTSGILVQHEYPTGLVNVLLDKKGVASYDIPYPVAWDKIVMLETYKDLVKDNDVIIFGSLACRHAITRSTLKSILKHVHYKVFDVNLRVPHYTYELLIDLMKESNFIKFNDDELFEVADYLGCKNNSIEQIISFIAKVSGTDSICVTKGAYGAVLYTKGNFYYNSGYRIKVLDTVGAGDSFLASVVYKLMNGDGPQDALNFGCAVGALIAGGKGANPKLSKHKIYKFMNP; encoded by the coding sequence ATGGAAATATCTAAGCAAAAAATAAAAGCAGTATGTTTTGGAGAAGTTCTTTTTGATAATTTTCCAACATATTCTAAAATCGGGGGAGCACTGCTTAACGTTAGCGTAAGATTGAAATCGCTTGGCGTTGATGTTTCAATGATAAGCTGCGTAGGTGATGATTCCAATGGTAAGGAGATTATCCGATATCTTAAAAAGAAGGGCATAGATACTAGCGGAATATTGGTGCAACATGAGTATCCAACAGGATTAGTAAATGTATTACTTGACAAAAAGGGTGTGGCCTCATACGATATTCCATATCCTGTAGCTTGGGATAAAATTGTAATGCTCGAAACATATAAAGACTTGGTAAAAGATAACGATGTGATAATATTTGGTAGCCTGGCGTGTCGCCACGCAATAACTAGATCCACTCTAAAATCTATATTGAAGCATGTACACTATAAAGTTTTTGATGTAAATCTAAGGGTCCCACACTATACCTATGAGCTTCTTATTGATTTGATGAAAGAATCAAATTTTATTAAGTTCAATGATGATGAGCTTTTTGAAGTTGCCGATTATTTAGGTTGTAAAAATAACTCGATTGAACAGATTATTAGCTTCATAGCAAAAGTAAGTGGCACAGATTCGATTTGTGTGACCAAAGGAGCTTACGGAGCAGTTTTATACACCAAGGGCAATTTTTATTATAATAGTGGATATCGAATTAAAGTTTTGGATACAGTTGGCGCGGGGGATTCTTTCTTGGCTTCTGTAGTTTATAAACTTATGAACGGGGATGGCCCACAGGATGCACTCAATTTTGGTTGTGCTGTTGGAGCTTTAATTGCCGGTGGTAAAGGGGCAAATCCTAAATTATCCAAACACAAGATTTATAAGTTTATGAACCCGTAA
- a CDS encoding site-specific integrase gives MATLKTVLHTKTDTKGNKDYRLALRLTVNRKRSYYHLGQKVDPKFWDEKAGKVKFSHSRHKQLNRLIRKKYDEVEDIIFEMEASKQNYSAKQIIDSIRKNTKRLSFFELADEHVEDLIKANNHNRAISDRSKLNRIKEFAKKRNLDFEEIDENLLKKLKIYLRTTAGLSERSVMNVFVMIRLLYNKAISRKLVDRKFYPFGKDKIKIKYPQTIKIGLDETEIRKIEELDLDPRTSVWHTRNVFLFSFYLAGIRISDVLRMRWSDIVGDRLYYKMSKNDKADSLKLPIPVITILSYYRRDKKTKSDYIFPELKTIPIKDSKAIYSRIKTSIKRLNSNLTIIANLAGIDKKITNHIARHSFGNIAGDKVSPQMLQKLYRHTHLSTTIGYQGNFIHKNADEALNAIINFSK, from the coding sequence ATGGCAACCTTAAAAACAGTTTTACACACGAAAACCGACACAAAAGGAAACAAAGATTATAGACTTGCTCTGAGGCTCACTGTAAATCGTAAACGAAGTTATTACCATTTGGGGCAAAAAGTAGACCCGAAATTTTGGGACGAAAAAGCCGGAAAAGTAAAATTTTCCCATTCAAGACATAAGCAGTTGAATAGGCTAATACGAAAGAAGTATGATGAGGTTGAAGATATCATATTTGAAATGGAAGCTTCGAAACAGAATTATTCCGCAAAACAAATTATAGACTCCATCAGAAAAAACACCAAGAGGCTATCGTTTTTCGAACTTGCCGATGAGCATGTCGAAGATTTAATCAAAGCAAATAATCATAACAGAGCAATCTCTGATAGAAGTAAACTAAACAGAATAAAAGAATTCGCTAAAAAGCGCAACTTGGATTTTGAAGAAATTGACGAAAATTTATTAAAAAAGTTGAAAATATATCTCCGCACTACTGCCGGACTATCCGAACGATCGGTTATGAATGTCTTCGTCATGATTCGATTACTTTATAATAAGGCCATTAGCAGAAAATTAGTAGATAGAAAGTTTTACCCCTTCGGTAAAGACAAAATAAAAATCAAATATCCCCAGACTATCAAAATAGGTCTTGATGAAACCGAAATTCGTAAAATCGAAGAACTTGACTTGGACCCAAGAACATCCGTGTGGCATACTAGAAATGTATTTTTATTTTCATTCTATCTAGCGGGAATTAGGATTTCAGACGTTTTAAGAATGAGATGGTCAGATATTGTGGGTGACAGATTATATTACAAGATGAGCAAAAATGACAAAGCTGATTCCTTAAAGCTCCCAATACCTGTAATCACTATTTTATCATATTATCGAAGAGATAAAAAAACCAAATCTGATTATATATTTCCAGAACTCAAAACCATACCCATTAAAGATTCAAAAGCTATTTATTCGAGAATTAAAACCTCAATTAAAAGACTAAATTCAAATCTAACCATAATTGCCAACCTTGCCGGAATCGATAAAAAAATCACCAATCACATCGCCCGTCATAGTTTTGGAAATATAGCCGGTGATAAAGTTTCTCCACAAATGCTTCAGAAATTATATCGACATACTCATCTAAGTACTACTATAGGTTATCAAGGCAACTTCATTCATAAGAACGCTGATGAAGCTTTAAACGCAATAATTAATTTTTCTAAATAA
- a CDS encoding cupin domain-containing protein: MEVLNKPELMHLQIGDSMKILQVAGSAGMRIPHHYCSHEAVIVVNEGLAVLTMPDSEQLLGAGDSFVIPAKKEHTLKIKKDFKALAIMAVDSEINFI, encoded by the coding sequence ATGGAAGTACTGAATAAACCTGAATTGATGCACTTACAAATAGGTGATTCAATGAAAATTTTACAAGTAGCCGGTAGTGCAGGGATGCGAATACCACATCATTACTGTAGCCATGAAGCGGTTATAGTAGTGAATGAAGGTCTTGCCGTTTTGACCATGCCCGATTCGGAACAGCTGTTGGGCGCGGGAGATTCTTTCGTTATTCCGGCAAAAAAGGAGCATACCCTAAAAATCAAAAAAGACTTTAAGGCCTTGGCAATTATGGCCGTAGACTCGGAAATTAATTTTATATAA
- the ric gene encoding iron-sulfur cluster repair di-iron protein codes for MENTLEKTIGQMVADDYRIAQVFKNHKIDFCCKGNRSIEEVAEKYRLDVQVLLAEIDEVQRQNNNDNIDFKLWPLDLLADYIEKRHHRYVEEKIPVLKQYLAKLCKVHGDRHPELFDINEHFNASAGELAMHMKKEELLLFPWIRKMVKAEQQRELLDRPHFGTVKNPIAMMMQEHENEGERFRVIAGLSNDYTPPADACNTYRVAFSLLKEFEEDLHRHIHLENNILFPMAEILEQKFVS; via the coding sequence ATGGAAAATACCCTAGAAAAAACAATCGGACAAATGGTAGCGGACGACTACCGTATCGCACAGGTTTTTAAAAACCATAAAATAGATTTTTGCTGCAAAGGCAATCGTAGTATAGAAGAAGTCGCCGAAAAATATAGGTTAGATGTTCAAGTACTGCTTGCAGAAATTGATGAGGTGCAACGGCAGAATAACAATGACAATATCGATTTTAAATTGTGGCCCTTAGATTTGCTAGCCGATTATATCGAAAAAAGACATCACAGATACGTGGAGGAAAAAATACCTGTTCTTAAACAATACCTTGCCAAATTATGCAAAGTACATGGCGACAGACATCCCGAGCTTTTTGATATCAATGAGCATTTCAATGCTTCGGCGGGCGAACTGGCCATGCATATGAAAAAGGAAGAACTGCTTCTCTTTCCGTGGATACGTAAAATGGTAAAAGCCGAACAACAGAGAGAGCTGTTAGACAGACCTCATTTTGGCACGGTTAAAAACCCTATAGCCATGATGATGCAGGAACATGAGAACGAGGGCGAACGTTTTAGGGTTATTGCAGGGTTAAGTAACGATTACACGCCCCCGGCCGATGCCTGCAACACTTATCGTGTAGCGTTTTCATTACTTAAGGAATTTGAAGAAGACCTGCACAGGCACATTCATTTAGAAAATAACATTTTGTTTCCCATGGCGGAGATCCTGGAACAAAAATTTGTATCGTAG
- a CDS encoding hemerythrin domain-containing protein, with protein sequence METKPIKRNKALQGVSREHHHGLLLCWKIRTGFSKGISEERIKKYVDWFYGVHLLPHFELEENHIFPILGKDHELVKKAISQHKRLHRLFNETGTLSKSLSLIEEELEQHIRFEERVLFNEIQKIATEDQLGTISKIHNDEKFNDNIDDTFWI encoded by the coding sequence ATGGAAACTAAGCCTATAAAGCGAAATAAAGCATTGCAGGGCGTAAGCCGTGAACACCACCATGGTCTTCTGCTCTGTTGGAAAATACGAACCGGATTTTCAAAGGGAATTTCGGAAGAGCGCATAAAAAAATATGTAGACTGGTTTTATGGTGTCCATTTGCTGCCCCATTTTGAATTGGAAGAAAATCATATTTTTCCAATTTTGGGCAAAGATCATGAACTGGTAAAAAAAGCGATTTCACAACATAAAAGGCTTCATAGGCTTTTTAATGAGACCGGTACGCTTTCAAAATCCTTAAGCTTAATTGAAGAAGAATTGGAACAACACATCCGTTTTGAAGAAAGGGTACTTTTCAATGAAATTCAAAAAATAGCAACCGAGGATCAATTAGGAACAATTTCAAAAATACATAACGATGAAAAATTCAACGACAATATCGATGACACATTCTGGATCTGA
- a CDS encoding type ISP restriction/modification enzyme yields the protein MTLAHFLEKTSRRILNFNLDPKILKEIEVSLGLLFLAEAEEGGNVCMINSPEVRYAYKDTFTSIDLLNYIYAIQLAPWYSDKYKEFLDINFPKVPYPTDQNVFWQMVQLGGELRQLHWLESPKITEYITSFPVDGNNRVERKFTSSSPGFEPSKSLDHQHCQRGKVWINNTQYFDHVPLTAWKIYLGVHQPAQKWLKDRSGRILDFEEILQYHKIIVALTETHRFMQVINTIKID from the coding sequence ATGACTCTCGCCCATTTCCTCGAAAAAACCTCAAGAAGAATCCTCAACTTCAACTTAGACCCTAAAATCCTAAAAGAAATCGAAGTTAGTTTGGGTCTACTATTTCTGGCCGAAGCCGAAGAAGGCGGTAATGTTTGTATGATTAACAGTCCTGAAGTGCGTTATGCTTATAAAGATACTTTTACGTCTATTGATTTGTTGAATTATATCTATGCTATACAGCTTGCACCCTGGTATAGTGATAAGTACAAAGAATTTTTAGATATCAATTTTCCAAAAGTGCCGTATCCTACCGATCAGAACGTTTTTTGGCAAATGGTACAATTAGGAGGTGAACTGCGTCAGTTGCATTGGTTGGAATCGCCCAAAATAACGGAGTACATTACAAGCTTTCCCGTAGATGGCAATAATAGGGTAGAACGAAAATTTACAAGTTCAAGTCCAGGCTTTGAGCCAAGCAAATCACTGGACCATCAGCATTGCCAAAGGGGTAAAGTATGGATCAACAACACCCAATATTTTGACCATGTACCTTTAACGGCATGGAAAATTTATTTAGGTGTACATCAACCCGCCCAAAAATGGCTTAAGGACCGTAGCGGCCGCATCCTTGATTTCGAGGAGATACTTCAATACCATAAAATCATCGTCGCCCTAACCGAGACACATCGGTTCATGCAAGTAATCAATACTATTAAAATAGATTAA